From Aureibacillus halotolerans, the proteins below share one genomic window:
- a CDS encoding glycerophosphodiester phosphodiesterase yields MTMSRLAKFPLITAHTGCMGYPEHSLESVQAAMSLGADVYEDDIRATCDGVAVLAHDNEVRLADGQNINIATMSTRELDEAILQADPSLADSPLEPFPRAEALMRVVKNARAKMNLDIKTDASLKPVFDLIVKLGMQEHAFLSGCGYETAAEALRLQNRLGLVIHKLLNVDASSFKRMNYDEAVAMACEHALETKCFGLNAPYHLVQPVFLEEAAAHGLDVYVWTLEKASDMRKMAEMGVASITTRDPATLIAVKNEWETARDS; encoded by the coding sequence ATGACCATGTCACGACTTGCCAAATTTCCGCTGATTACGGCCCATACGGGGTGCATGGGTTATCCTGAGCATTCGCTTGAATCTGTCCAAGCAGCGATGTCATTAGGCGCTGACGTGTACGAGGACGATATCCGAGCAACGTGCGACGGTGTCGCCGTGCTGGCGCATGACAACGAGGTAAGACTGGCGGACGGACAGAACATCAACATCGCCACTATGTCAACGAGAGAGCTAGACGAGGCGATCTTACAAGCTGATCCTTCCTTGGCTGACTCTCCCCTAGAGCCCTTTCCTCGGGCGGAGGCTCTTATGCGGGTGGTAAAGAATGCCAGAGCAAAAATGAACTTGGACATTAAAACGGATGCATCACTGAAGCCGGTGTTCGACTTAATCGTGAAGCTCGGTATGCAAGAGCATGCTTTTCTCAGCGGCTGCGGCTATGAGACCGCCGCAGAAGCACTACGGCTACAAAATCGCCTCGGCCTTGTCATCCACAAGCTGCTGAACGTGGATGCGTCCTCCTTTAAACGAATGAATTACGACGAGGCTGTTGCCATGGCGTGTGAACATGCGCTCGAGACAAAATGTTTCGGTCTGAATGCCCCTTATCACTTGGTGCAGCCGGTGTTTCTGGAGGAAGCCGCTGCGCACGGCCTTGACGTATACGTCTGGACATTGGAAAAAGCCTCCGACATGCGCAAAATGGCAGAGATGGGTGTCGCCTCGATTACGACGCGCGATCCGGCAACCCTAATCGCAGTTAAGAACGAATGGGAGACAGCGAGGGACAGTTGA
- a CDS encoding WecB/TagA/CpsF family glycosyltransferase: MAHTVKIMGIPFSTWTLAETTDQLTSHVEKASRMLHLMTVNPEIAMRSQSDAHLQMILREADVITPDGVGIVMASKRSGTPVPERVTGYELLLELLAKGDEKRWGFYFLGTDEETNCLAVENIRQRFPQVIISGRHHGFFAEGDEAMILQDIQQTKPDVLIVAMGAPRSDKWMHQHKQALSGVKLGFGVGGSLDVLSGKVKPTPGFWKTLQLEWLHRLLTAKVAKGQPSRWRRQAILPKFVYHAILKKS, encoded by the coding sequence ATGGCTCATACTGTGAAGATTATGGGGATTCCATTCTCTACATGGACACTTGCTGAAACAACAGATCAACTGACGTCTCATGTTGAGAAAGCCTCACGTATGCTGCACTTGATGACGGTGAATCCTGAAATTGCGATGCGCAGCCAATCCGATGCTCATTTGCAAATGATTTTGCGTGAAGCGGATGTGATTACTCCTGATGGTGTTGGGATTGTGATGGCGTCAAAAAGAAGTGGCACGCCTGTCCCAGAGAGAGTGACAGGCTACGAACTTCTGCTCGAGCTCTTGGCGAAGGGAGATGAAAAGCGTTGGGGATTTTATTTTTTGGGCACTGATGAGGAAACGAACTGTCTCGCTGTGGAGAACATTCGCCAGCGTTTTCCACAGGTCATTATTTCGGGGAGGCACCATGGTTTTTTTGCGGAAGGCGATGAAGCCATGATTCTTCAAGACATCCAGCAAACAAAACCTGACGTACTGATTGTGGCCATGGGAGCACCACGCTCAGACAAATGGATGCATCAACATAAGCAAGCATTGAGTGGTGTCAAGCTCGGCTTTGGTGTGGGTGGCAGCCTCGATGTACTCTCTGGGAAGGTAAAGCCTACACCAGGTTTTTGGAAAACGCTCCAGTTGGAGTGGCTGCATCGTTTGTTGACGGCAAAAGTAGCGAAGGGGCAACCATCCCGCTGGCGTAGACAAGCCATTCTTCCGAAATTTGTGTACCATGCGATCTTGAAAAAGTCATAA
- a CDS encoding Gfo/Idh/MocA family protein, whose amino-acid sequence MAEKKIKWGIMGPGGISRKFASDLVQSPEAELVAVGSRSLERSERFAEEFNVTRSYGSYEEFVQDPDMEIVYIGTLHPMHKECIRLCIEAGKAVLCEKPFVMDQQEAEEIIQLAKEKNIFLMEAMWTRYLPAVVQARQWIEEGRIGEVQSLTANFGFNAGWNPGSRLLDKSLGGGALLDAGIYPVSFASMVFGQQPDRILSSAHIGETGVDEHFSAIFEYEGGRTAVLKSAVRLNLSNDAFIYGTKGHIHLPNFLFGPGATLNGPNGVTVECKDNRSLNGYIYEAEAAMKYLREGKKESVIIPQEETIAIMGTLDALRKQWGLEYSETVNV is encoded by the coding sequence ATGGCAGAAAAGAAAATCAAATGGGGCATTATGGGCCCAGGCGGCATCTCCCGTAAATTTGCATCAGACCTTGTTCAATCACCGGAGGCTGAGCTTGTCGCAGTCGGCTCTAGATCGTTGGAGCGGTCAGAGCGTTTTGCAGAGGAGTTCAATGTCACGCGCTCTTATGGCAGTTATGAGGAGTTCGTTCAAGATCCAGACATGGAGATTGTGTACATTGGCACACTTCATCCAATGCATAAAGAGTGCATCCGTCTCTGTATTGAGGCTGGAAAAGCAGTGCTTTGTGAAAAGCCGTTTGTGATGGACCAGCAGGAAGCTGAAGAAATCATTCAGCTGGCGAAGGAAAAAAACATTTTCCTTATGGAGGCCATGTGGACGCGTTATTTGCCAGCTGTTGTTCAGGCACGCCAATGGATAGAAGAAGGGCGTATTGGTGAGGTTCAATCACTAACGGCAAACTTTGGATTTAACGCAGGATGGAATCCAGGCAGTCGTTTGCTTGATAAATCATTAGGTGGCGGTGCATTATTGGATGCCGGTATTTATCCTGTCTCTTTCGCCTCAATGGTGTTTGGTCAGCAACCAGACCGTATTCTCAGCAGCGCTCATATTGGTGAAACCGGCGTGGACGAGCATTTCTCTGCGATTTTTGAATACGAAGGTGGCCGAACAGCGGTGTTGAAATCTGCGGTTCGCCTCAATTTGTCCAATGATGCATTTATTTATGGAACGAAAGGGCATATCCACTTGCCTAATTTCCTCTTTGGCCCTGGGGCGACCCTCAACGGACCAAACGGTGTGACGGTGGAATGCAAGGACAACCGAAGCCTCAACGGCTATATTTATGAAGCCGAAGCAGCGATGAAATACTTGCGTGAAGGCAAAAAAGAGAGCGTCATCATTCCTCAAGAAGAGACGATTGCGATCATGGGAACTCTAGACGCCCTGAGAAAGCAGTGGGGTCTGGAATATTCTGAAACCGTAAACGTATAA
- a CDS encoding SRPBCC family protein encodes MVRQFNTSVEEVFDAWLAPGTMRKWLFTSEATNKLVENVAHVGGHWEIIDHREEKDYRAIGEYKDIDRPHRLEFTFKMPQFSDSEDTIVVELNPIEDGCEMTFTQHIHVPHEDNWAEADILKAIDEFRDGSEHGWNLMFISLGEQVE; translated from the coding sequence ATGGTACGCCAGTTTAATACATCGGTAGAGGAGGTTTTTGACGCCTGGTTAGCGCCTGGAACAATGAGAAAATGGTTGTTTACGAGCGAAGCAACGAACAAGCTTGTGGAGAATGTGGCGCATGTCGGTGGCCATTGGGAAATCATTGACCATCGAGAGGAAAAAGACTATCGAGCGATTGGCGAATACAAAGACATTGATCGTCCGCACCGACTCGAATTCACCTTTAAAATGCCTCAATTCAGTGACAGTGAGGACACTATTGTCGTGGAACTAAACCCGATAGAAGATGGCTGTGAAATGACGTTCACGCAACACATCCATGTGCCACACGAAGACAATTGGGCGGAAGCAGACATTCTAAAAGCCATCGATGAATTCCGTGACGGTAGTGAGCACGGCTGGAACTTGATGTTCATCAGTCTAGGAGAGCAAGTCGAATAA
- the garD gene encoding galactarate dehydratase gives MTTKMDQAEAPLYIKVHESDNVAIIVNTKGLSEGTVFPSGLELVEFVPQGHKVALVDLQEHEAIIRYGEVIGHAVKPIPKGSWIKESLLTFPTPPPLDTLPLATRDRSSQKPLEGYTFEGFKNSDGSVGTKNILGITMSVQCVTGVLEHAVKRVKEELLPNYPNVEDVIALNHNYGCGVAIHAPGAAIPIRTIQNLATHPSFGGEIMVVGLGCEKLRPEQLVKDDDGSTITSLQDQEGFHAMVSSIMAMAEERLLRLNQRKRVTCPAADLVVGMQCGGSDAFSGVTANPAVGFAADLLVRAGATVFFSEVTEVRDAVHLLTPRVVNEEVGKKLVEEMRWYDDYLASGDADRSANPSPGNKKGGLSNVVEKALGSIVKSGTSPIVDVLSPGEKATKKGLIFAATPASDFVCGTLQLASGMNMHVFTTGRGTPYGLSMAPVIKVSTRTALKEQWHDLIDVNAGQIATGEATIEDVGWELFHLMLDVASGKKQTWAQKWKLHNDLSLFNPGPVT, from the coding sequence ATGACAACGAAAATGGATCAAGCAGAAGCGCCATTGTACATTAAAGTCCACGAAAGCGATAACGTGGCGATCATCGTGAACACAAAAGGGCTTTCTGAAGGCACGGTGTTTCCCTCTGGACTTGAGCTTGTGGAATTTGTGCCCCAAGGCCATAAAGTGGCGCTCGTTGATCTCCAGGAGCATGAAGCCATTATACGATACGGTGAAGTGATTGGGCATGCAGTCAAGCCGATTCCTAAAGGCAGTTGGATTAAGGAAAGTTTATTGACGTTTCCGACACCGCCGCCGCTAGATACTCTGCCATTGGCAACGAGAGATCGGTCTTCGCAGAAGCCTTTAGAGGGCTACACCTTTGAGGGCTTTAAAAACAGTGATGGGTCTGTAGGGACAAAAAATATTCTGGGTATCACCATGAGCGTTCAATGTGTGACAGGCGTCCTTGAGCATGCCGTAAAGCGGGTCAAGGAGGAACTTTTGCCGAACTACCCGAATGTCGAGGACGTGATTGCATTAAATCACAACTATGGGTGTGGGGTAGCGATTCACGCCCCTGGCGCAGCCATTCCGATTCGTACTATTCAAAACCTGGCCACCCACCCGAGTTTTGGTGGCGAAATCATGGTCGTTGGCTTAGGCTGTGAGAAATTAAGACCTGAACAGCTTGTTAAGGACGATGATGGGTCAACCATTACATCGTTGCAGGATCAAGAGGGGTTCCATGCAATGGTTAGCTCTATCATGGCCATGGCTGAGGAGCGCCTTCTACGACTCAACCAACGAAAGCGTGTCACATGTCCAGCAGCTGATCTTGTCGTAGGTATGCAATGTGGCGGAAGTGACGCTTTTTCTGGCGTGACAGCGAATCCGGCCGTAGGGTTTGCTGCGGATCTTCTTGTTCGTGCAGGCGCGACGGTGTTTTTTTCTGAGGTGACGGAGGTTCGTGATGCGGTGCATTTACTAACCCCTCGTGTTGTGAACGAAGAGGTTGGTAAAAAGCTCGTTGAAGAAATGCGCTGGTATGACGATTATTTAGCAAGCGGCGACGCTGATCGCAGTGCCAATCCTTCCCCGGGAAATAAGAAGGGGGGGCTATCCAATGTCGTTGAAAAAGCACTTGGATCCATCGTCAAATCAGGAACAAGTCCAATTGTTGATGTCCTTTCTCCAGGCGAAAAAGCCACTAAAAAAGGGTTGATATTTGCCGCAACCCCTGCAAGTGACTTTGTTTGTGGCACGCTCCAGCTCGCTTCAGGCATGAATATGCACGTGTTTACAACTGGTCGGGGAACGCCATATGGTCTGTCCATGGCTCCAGTCATTAAAGTGTCCACACGTACCGCTTTGAAGGAGCAATGGCATGATCTGATTGACGTAAACGCTGGTCAAATTGCGACCGGCGAAGCCACGATTGAAGATGTAGGTTGGGAGCTTTTTCACTTAATGCTCGACGTCGCCAGCGGGAAGAAACAAACATGGGCGCAAAAATGGAAACTCCACAATGATTTGAGTTTGTTTAATCCAGGTCCAGTGACATAA
- the gudD gene encoding glucarate dehydratase: MSHQVISTIRTDTPIIKTMRVIPVAGQDSMLLNLSGAHGPFFTRNLVILTDNNGRTGVGEVPGGDTIRKTLEDAKEIILGKPVGEYNNLLGEVKRAFASRDAEGRGLQTFDLRTTVHAITALEAALLDLLGQFLNVPVAALLGDGQQRDQVTMLGYLFFIGDRKKTDLLYPHAEHEKEDWFRLRNEAALTPESIVRLAEAASERYGFQDFKLKGGVLSGEEELEAVTALANRFPEARITLDPNGAWSLEEAIRLCRHQHHVLAYAEDPCGAEQGYSGREVLSEFRKATGLKTATNMIATDWRQLGHAIQLQAVDIPLADPHFWTMQGAVRVAQLCHEWGLTWGSHSNNHFDISLAMFTHVAAAAPGDITAIDTHWIWQDGQRLTKEPLKIRNGQVAVPDAPGLGIEIDMGEVEAANRLYETMKLGARDDAKAMQYIIPGWQFDHKKPALVR, from the coding sequence ATGAGCCATCAGGTAATTTCGACGATACGTACGGATACGCCGATCATTAAAACGATGCGTGTGATTCCGGTCGCAGGACAGGACAGTATGCTGTTGAACCTTAGTGGCGCACATGGTCCGTTTTTCACTCGGAATCTTGTCATTCTCACGGACAACAATGGCAGAACTGGGGTCGGAGAAGTGCCAGGAGGAGACACCATCCGCAAAACGTTAGAGGATGCAAAGGAAATCATCCTTGGGAAGCCGGTTGGGGAGTACAATAACCTGTTGGGTGAGGTGAAACGTGCATTTGCATCGCGTGACGCCGAAGGCAGAGGTTTGCAAACGTTTGACTTGCGAACGACTGTGCATGCCATAACGGCGTTAGAAGCCGCCTTGCTCGATCTTTTAGGGCAATTTCTAAATGTCCCTGTGGCGGCTCTGCTTGGCGACGGTCAGCAGAGAGATCAAGTGACCATGCTTGGGTATCTGTTTTTTATCGGCGATCGGAAGAAAACCGACCTCCTGTATCCACATGCGGAGCATGAAAAAGAGGATTGGTTTCGGTTGCGGAATGAAGCTGCCCTGACTCCGGAGTCGATTGTAAGGCTTGCAGAAGCGGCTTCTGAACGATATGGCTTTCAAGATTTTAAGCTTAAGGGTGGTGTGCTTTCTGGCGAGGAAGAGCTGGAGGCAGTGACTGCACTGGCAAATCGCTTTCCAGAAGCTCGTATTACACTAGATCCCAATGGCGCCTGGTCATTAGAAGAGGCCATTCGACTTTGCCGTCACCAGCATCATGTGCTCGCGTATGCTGAGGATCCTTGTGGTGCTGAGCAAGGGTACTCAGGTCGTGAAGTGCTGTCTGAGTTTCGGAAAGCAACGGGTCTGAAGACGGCGACCAATATGATTGCTACAGATTGGCGTCAGCTTGGTCATGCCATTCAGCTTCAGGCCGTAGATATACCATTAGCTGACCCGCATTTCTGGACGATGCAAGGTGCTGTCCGTGTCGCGCAACTTTGCCATGAGTGGGGACTGACATGGGGCTCTCATTCCAACAATCATTTTGACATCTCGCTGGCGATGTTTACCCATGTTGCCGCAGCAGCCCCTGGTGACATTACAGCTATAGACACCCATTGGATTTGGCAGGATGGACAGCGACTCACTAAAGAACCACTCAAGATTAGGAATGGACAGGTAGCGGTACCTGATGCACCAGGCCTCGGCATTGAGATCGATATGGGAGAAGTTGAGGCAGCGAATCGTCTCTATGAAACAATGAAGCTAGGCGCACGTGATGATGCGAAGGCCATGCAGTACATAATCCCTGGATGGCAATTTGATCACAAAAAACCGGCCCTAGTTCGATGA
- the gucD gene encoding alpha-ketoglutaric semialdehyde dehydrogenase GucD produces MVVRVESKTYLNYFNGEWATSASGSTIESVNPANTQEIVGRVQNSTKEDLDQAVAAAKQAKDGWRKLTGAARGQYLYALADALEENLGAIAETATREMGKTLAEMKGETARGVAILRYYAGEGMRKTGDVIPSTDDGALMFTTRTPLGVVGVITPWNFPVAIPIWKIAPALIYGNTVVVKPATDTAVTFAKIVEAFEQAKLPKGVLNFVTGSGSVIGQGLADHPDVNGITFTGSNNVGKQIGQAALARGAKYQLEMGGKNPVIVAEDADIDLAVEATISGAFRSTGQKCTATSRVIVHQDVYETFRDKLIAKTKQITIGNGLSEEHWMGPSANKGQYETVLSYIQKGLDEGATLLYGGQPVKGKNDEVGYFVEPTIFEDVRSGMTIAQEEIFGPVIALMKVETFEEGLQTANDVEYGLSASVFTTNIQKMLTFVNDMEAGLVRVNAESAGVELQAPFGGMKQSSSHSREQGEAAKEFFTAIKTVFVKG; encoded by the coding sequence ATGGTCGTTCGTGTCGAAAGCAAAACATACCTCAATTACTTCAATGGAGAATGGGCAACATCAGCGTCAGGCAGCACAATTGAAAGTGTTAACCCTGCCAACACCCAGGAAATCGTCGGTCGTGTTCAAAATTCAACGAAGGAAGACCTTGATCAGGCGGTTGCAGCGGCAAAGCAGGCAAAGGATGGGTGGAGAAAGCTCACTGGTGCCGCAAGAGGCCAGTATCTTTATGCGTTAGCCGATGCCCTTGAAGAAAACCTTGGTGCCATTGCTGAAACGGCAACGAGAGAAATGGGAAAAACGCTAGCTGAAATGAAAGGGGAAACCGCTCGAGGTGTCGCCATTTTACGTTATTACGCAGGCGAAGGCATGCGAAAAACGGGGGATGTCATCCCGTCGACTGATGATGGTGCGTTAATGTTTACAACGAGAACACCCCTCGGTGTTGTTGGCGTCATTACGCCGTGGAACTTTCCTGTCGCCATTCCAATCTGGAAAATCGCCCCTGCCTTAATTTATGGGAACACTGTCGTTGTCAAACCGGCTACTGACACAGCTGTCACCTTTGCGAAAATTGTTGAGGCCTTCGAACAGGCGAAGCTTCCGAAAGGCGTATTAAATTTTGTGACAGGAAGTGGCTCTGTTATTGGTCAAGGGTTGGCCGATCATCCAGACGTCAACGGCATCACCTTCACTGGCTCAAACAATGTCGGCAAACAAATTGGTCAGGCTGCGCTTGCAAGAGGCGCAAAATATCAGCTTGAAATGGGTGGGAAAAATCCTGTGATTGTTGCGGAGGATGCCGATATTGACTTGGCTGTCGAAGCCACCATTAGCGGCGCATTCCGTTCCACGGGACAGAAGTGTACAGCAACGAGTCGTGTCATTGTTCATCAAGACGTTTATGAAACCTTTAGAGACAAGCTGATCGCCAAAACGAAGCAGATTACGATTGGCAACGGGCTGTCTGAAGAGCATTGGATGGGACCAAGCGCGAATAAAGGTCAGTATGAAACAGTGCTTTCATATATTCAAAAAGGTCTCGATGAAGGCGCCACCTTGCTTTACGGTGGGCAGCCTGTAAAAGGCAAAAATGATGAAGTGGGGTACTTCGTGGAGCCAACCATCTTTGAGGATGTACGCTCTGGAATGACCATTGCTCAGGAGGAAATCTTCGGTCCAGTTATTGCGCTTATGAAGGTGGAGACCTTTGAGGAAGGGTTGCAAACGGCGAATGACGTTGAGTATGGTCTCAGTGCGTCCGTATTTACGACCAACATACAGAAAATGCTAACGTTTGTTAATGACATGGAGGCAGGTCTAGTCCGTGTGAATGCAGAGAGCGCAGGTGTTGAACTTCAAGCACCATTCGGCGGTATGAAGCAGTCCAGCTCTCACTCCAGAGAACAAGGTGAAGCAGCAAAAGAATTCTTCACCGCGATCAAAACCGTTTTTGTGAAGGGTTAA
- the kdgD gene encoding 5-dehydro-4-deoxyglucarate dehydratase, which translates to MTRRQAPTGILGFPVTPLDDNGKVDEIALAQNIQFLIDEGLESIFIACGSGEYQSLSSGEYELLVDIALDVTKGRVPVYTGVGGHLPTSLEWAQLSADKGADGYLVFPPYLVGGEQKGLVQYYKTIIESTDLDAILYQRGQAVFSTESVQELAELPQVVGVKDGIGNMERNVQMTQTIGDRMGWLNGMPMAEVTMPAYVPLGFNSYSSAISNYIPHISRAFYEALLAQRMDDVRQMYQEVILPINAIRNQRQGYAVSLIKAGMEIMGHSVKNTARPPILPVEPEHYKQLEAILKRAHELYPKRTAIEHK; encoded by the coding sequence ATGACTCGAAGACAAGCCCCAACAGGAATTCTTGGCTTTCCAGTAACGCCTTTAGATGATAACGGTAAGGTAGATGAGATTGCGTTAGCGCAGAACATACAGTTTCTTATTGATGAAGGTCTTGAATCGATTTTTATCGCTTGTGGATCGGGAGAGTATCAGTCGCTGAGCTCGGGAGAATATGAGCTGCTCGTAGACATTGCCCTGGATGTGACGAAAGGAAGGGTTCCTGTATACACAGGGGTAGGCGGTCATTTGCCAACATCTCTTGAGTGGGCACAACTCTCAGCAGATAAAGGAGCGGATGGTTATCTTGTCTTTCCACCATATCTTGTGGGAGGCGAACAGAAAGGCCTTGTTCAATACTACAAAACCATCATTGAAAGTACAGATCTAGACGCCATCCTCTACCAGCGCGGTCAGGCAGTGTTTTCGACGGAGTCCGTTCAAGAGCTGGCAGAACTGCCGCAGGTTGTAGGTGTGAAGGATGGCATCGGCAATATGGAACGAAATGTGCAAATGACACAAACGATTGGTGACCGAATGGGCTGGCTGAATGGAATGCCGATGGCCGAAGTCACGATGCCGGCCTATGTGCCACTTGGCTTTAACTCCTATTCATCAGCAATATCCAATTATATCCCTCATATCTCACGAGCGTTTTATGAGGCTTTGTTGGCACAACGCATGGATGATGTGCGTCAGATGTATCAGGAGGTCATTCTTCCCATCAACGCTATTCGCAATCAGCGTCAAGGATATGCTGTCTCATTGATTAAAGCTGGGATGGAAATTATGGGCCACTCAGTTAAAAACACCGCTAGACCGCCAATATTGCCTGTTGAGCCTGAGCATTACAAGCAACTGGAAGCCATTTTAAAACGCGCGCATGAATTATATCCTAAACGTACCGCGATTGAACATAAGTAA
- a CDS encoding FadR/GntR family transcriptional regulator, which produces MKPIEVGTVSRKTLSKQVVEHIVDLLNTRKLKPGDKLPSEMDLIGMLSVSRPVLREALSSLETLGVITRKTRGGTFFNDKISSQPFSVMLALAVDNLPAVIEARMTLELGLVTMAAEKITDEQLERLRKTIDDISENADNNYGKYDKEFHRIIAESANNPVVEGMIHSLLLVHERTDSQIKIREPELTIQYHTAIYKALVKHDPIDAFQQMYKHLCYVRDKVLGDYQP; this is translated from the coding sequence ATGAAGCCAATTGAAGTCGGCACTGTAAGCCGAAAAACGCTGTCAAAGCAAGTTGTTGAACACATTGTTGATTTGTTGAATACGCGTAAGCTAAAGCCAGGGGATAAGCTTCCGAGTGAAATGGATTTAATTGGTATGCTGTCGGTCAGTCGTCCTGTGTTGCGTGAAGCGTTGAGCTCTCTCGAAACATTAGGGGTTATTACGCGGAAAACGCGTGGGGGTACATTCTTTAATGACAAGATCAGTAGTCAGCCATTTTCTGTCATGCTGGCACTCGCTGTAGATAATTTGCCTGCGGTCATAGAGGCACGTATGACGTTAGAGCTTGGCCTTGTGACAATGGCTGCTGAAAAAATTACCGACGAACAACTCGAGCGGCTGCGAAAAACGATTGACGACATCTCGGAAAACGCAGACAACAATTATGGCAAATACGATAAGGAGTTTCATCGTATTATCGCCGAAAGTGCCAACAACCCTGTCGTTGAAGGCATGATTCACTCGTTGCTGCTAGTGCATGAACGAACGGACAGTCAAATCAAAATTCGTGAGCCGGAGCTGACGATTCAATACCATACAGCCATTTATAAAGCGCTTGTTAAGCATGACCCGATTGACGCGTTCCAACAAATGTATAAACACTTGTGTTATGTCAGAGATAAGGTTTTAGGGGATTACCAGCCATAA
- a CDS encoding Bcr/CflA family efflux MFS transporter, which produces MLHNPTGRERMGMAFLLSMFAILGPLNIDMYLPSFPDIANDFRANETLVQLSLTAALLGLAVGQLFVGPISDAKGRRGPLLFFTSIFAIASLLCAFAPNITTLIAARFLQGFTASAGIVLSRAVVRDVFSGRELTKFFALLMVINAFAPMVAPMAGGAILLIPSAEWPAIFITLAVLGVLMVVTATVKLPETLPVERRSPSSVKHTLRTMGSLFRDQSFIGYALIVGFVHGGSFAYVSGTPFVYQDIYGVSPQLFSILFGINGLAIVTGSFLIGRLSDRIHERVLLRTAIIIASIATCLLLVMATIQAPLTSLVILIFIYMICMGMVLTSSFTLAMAQQSHRAGSASAVLGMLPLAIGAIVSLLAGINEESAVPMALILFTSASIGVMIYFKLVRGKVNHQAAA; this is translated from the coding sequence GTGCTTCACAATCCAACCGGGCGCGAGCGGATGGGCATGGCTTTTTTGCTGAGCATGTTTGCCATTCTCGGTCCATTAAACATCGATATGTATCTTCCGAGCTTTCCGGATATTGCGAATGATTTTCGTGCCAATGAAACACTCGTTCAACTCAGTTTGACGGCAGCCCTACTCGGTCTTGCTGTTGGTCAGCTTTTCGTCGGTCCAATTAGTGATGCGAAGGGCCGGCGTGGGCCATTGCTATTTTTTACATCGATTTTTGCGATTGCTTCCTTATTATGTGCCTTCGCACCAAACATAACGACTCTGATTGCCGCACGTTTTTTGCAGGGTTTTACAGCTTCGGCCGGCATCGTTCTTTCAAGAGCGGTCGTTCGAGATGTGTTTTCGGGGCGGGAGCTGACAAAGTTTTTTGCCCTGCTAATGGTCATTAATGCCTTTGCCCCAATGGTTGCCCCGATGGCTGGCGGAGCCATTCTGCTGATTCCATCTGCGGAATGGCCAGCAATTTTCATTACGCTTGCCGTGCTAGGAGTCCTGATGGTCGTAACGGCCACTGTAAAACTACCTGAGACACTGCCTGTGGAGCGTCGTTCACCTAGTTCCGTTAAACATACATTACGTACAATGGGCAGCTTGTTCCGCGACCAGTCCTTTATTGGCTATGCGTTAATTGTAGGGTTTGTCCATGGAGGCAGCTTCGCCTATGTTTCTGGAACACCGTTTGTGTATCAGGATATTTATGGCGTGTCTCCTCAATTGTTCAGCATTCTGTTTGGCATCAACGGACTGGCGATCGTAACGGGTAGCTTTCTTATCGGACGCCTTAGCGATCGAATTCATGAACGCGTTCTTCTCAGAACAGCGATCATCATAGCGAGTATAGCCACGTGTCTGCTTTTAGTCATGGCTACGATCCAAGCTCCTCTCACCAGCCTCGTCATTCTTATTTTCATTTATATGATCTGTATGGGCATGGTACTGACGAGCTCCTTCACACTAGCAATGGCGCAACAAAGCCACCGAGCTGGAAGCGCCAGCGCCGTCCTTGGCATGTTGCCGCTGGCCATAGGAGCGATTGTCTCCCTATTGGCAGGAATCAATGAAGAAAGCGCTGTTCCAATGGCGCTCATCTTGTTTACGAGCGCATCCATTGGCGTGATGATCTACTTCAAGCTTGTTAGAGGCAAAGTGAACCATCAGGCAGCGGCTTAA